The Paenibacillus polymyxa M1 DNA segment CCCTTGTTGTACTTATCAGCAACAGCGCCTTTGGCGATCTTCTCGCCTGTAAAAAATGATTTCATGAGATTAAAAAAGCCTGTTACCTCGTCGTTAGACTTGGCCGCAGGCTCTTTTTGCTTTTCAATTGTTTCAGCGGTTCCGGCCATAGAGTAACCAGTCACCTCCTCGTTCTGAATCTTTTCCCAAATGTCATCACTTGCCTTGGTAACAAGCACCCAAGAACCTTTCTTGATCGTCTCTTCTCCCATTTCAAAATCTACAGGAGCAACATAACATTCGACCACATCGCCAACACCTGGATCAAAGTCATGTTGAGTATCCATGACTGCTCCTTTGGCAATAGCCAGATTGGACATGAAACCATGCACAGCCTTTTCAATTTCATCGGCCGTCATGATATCACCGTGCGTATCCTCTGCGTCAGGTTCATATACAACGCCGTAAACTAGCTGCTTCGGATCATCGGTCTTGGTAATCAGGCGGACTTGCTTTTCAAAATCGGGCTTCTTCTCGCCTTTTGTAAGGAAAAACCGTTTTTTATTGGCTCCTTTGTCCACATAGCTAATGTGGGTAATATCCACATTTTTCAGTTCTCGCGCCATTTTGTTTGTTCACCTCCCCTCATGAATATCAGTTGAGTACCAACTGCAACGTGCAGCGACAGTTTACGATTTCCTTTGCCTCCCCGGACGGATCGCCGGGATACATCAGTTTGCTGTCACCAACTTTAAACGGTTCGTCCAACGGAACCACCTGACCATTGGCCTTGCGATGGCTCTTGCGGGTACGTGTGCCAGCAGCAGACCGCCATTTCTTTCCCTTGGCAATCTCCGACTGCTTCCAGCCCTCCAACTTGCCACCGTTGGCGGCTGCTGTGCTCATGGTACGTGATACCCGCTGCGCACGCTGCATACTAAATGGGCCATCTTCCCCGCTGGCCGCTTGAGCACTAACCTCCTGCACTAGTAATGCCCGCTCGGAAGGTGTAGCCCCTTCCTCAATGGCTTTGCCGAAGCTACGCAGCAACACATCCGTAGAAGCTTTGTTCATGTCTGGAACCAGCTTTTTAAGCTTCTTGGTAAAACGGCCAGCAGCCTTGTTGCTAGTGCTCCATACCTTTTCCTTGTCCAACGCGGACAGCTCTGTTTCCCCGGCCAAATGAAACAGCGGTTCAAAAGCCTCCTGTATGGCTTGCTCGAACAGCTCCGCAAACACATCTGTAGTGTGCAAAGCGATAAGCACCTTACCTAGCTCCCCGATATCACCCAGGGCATCCTCGCTTAGTTCCGAAATGGCATCATGAAGGGCTTGCCCCTGTAGCTCCAGAATCTCAGTTATGCGATCCTCGCCCTGCTTGTACAGTTCTTCCAGCACCTTGCGTTCAACATACGACAGTTCTAAGCTGTCTAAAAATTCATCGTCGTCTGCCTTGGCGATCAGCGCCCAACAGGACTCACACATGAACGCCTGCCTCCTTGTCAGCCTGTTTTAACAAGCGTTTGGCAATTGTAGCAATACGATTTTGCATGTCGTCTGTGTCCGTGTCTGGCTCTGGTTCAAGCAATGTGGGCTGACTGGCTGCAAGCTGCGCAATCGGCGTATCCAGATATTCCTCGCTAAACTTGGTCTCATCAATCGTTGTGCCAAGTACATCCTCGGCAATCGGAATCAGATCCCGCACCAGCATAATGCCCCGGTCAGCGATAAAGTCCAGCATAGCTTTGCGATCCGCGGGATCAATGATCTTCGGTCCCCGCAAAACAGCCCGTACTCGGAATATATCCATTGCCGGGAACAGGCGTTTATTAAATATCTCTGCCATAATCCACTTGCGGTATGGCTCAAAAACCTGCTCCTCAGCAAACCGTAGCGCGGCATCTGCAGTCGCCCGATTGTAGTCCGAGCTTTGACCGACCAAAATAGGCGGCAAACGGAAAGCGGACAGGATATCAGCTTTTTTTTCCTTCCCGTATTCCAGGAACAAGGCATCCTGCTGTAGAAGGTCATTCAACTTATCCAGCTTGATCTGCACTTTTTCAACCTTTTCGTCCATCGGGCCGCCTGTCTCTTCTCCTTTTGCCTCCAAATAAAGAATGCCGCCCTGTGAGTTGGAACCTCTCACATTCTTAAGCAGTTCCAGAGATTGCTTGGTCAGCTTGCCATTGGTAACAGTCAAGAGCATGGACAGCATCCGTCCGTTGCTAAAGTAATTCACATTCAATTCCTCAGCTTCCCGGCTGCCGACCACACCAGGCGCATTGCCAAACCAGCGCGGCTCCCCATAAGGGCCATCATGACCGATACGAAGCGGGATGATCTGATTTTCCTCTTTACCTTCATCTGCCTCCGTCCCAAACAGTCGGAACCACACGACAGATGTATTGCGCTTCATAGCATAACGTCGGGCGTAAATCTCCTGTGAAAACTCCTCTACTTGCTTTGTGGAGCTGATACGCCGCTTGCGTTTGATAGTCGCCTTATTACTTTCCTTAGTACAGCGGACATATTTCGGGTTCATCCGGAAGATAGTCGGGAACTCAGAACCCACAGGCCAAGCTATCTCAACATGAGCCATTCCCGTACTTTCCAAATCGTCAATCAACTGGCTAATGATTTCGTCCGGGGTATCCTCCAGATTGCAAGTTTCAAGAAACTTCTCAGCCTTATCCCACTCGGCCTTGGCTGTCTGATCACTCTCGCCCGGCAAATACTCTAGGGCAATACCATAACCAGCGATATTGCGTTTGTATGCCTCTATGCATTGCGGTATGATGTTGGAGTTTTTGACCAGCAGCTTACAGGAAGCAGGGTCATTGCCGAGTGCGAAGGGTAACAGCCCGTGAGCATCGTATAGATCGTCAAATAAATCCGGCAATTGAGCACTGGACGGTATACGCCGTTCGTCATCCGCCTTGCTGATCTGAAACCACTGTGCATTTCCTTCACTCATTGTTTAAATCCACCCCACTCCCTCGTTGTAATCATCACGGGACTCTGCCCGCTGCTGCTGTTTCTTCTTAAACCATTCAAACCATTTATCAGCCACCTGACGGACCTGCAACGCAATGGAATACGCCAAGATTCTGTCATCATGGCACCCACTGTCTGCCTCAGCCCTGCCGTTCTTATCGATCAGCGTCATACACTCGCTGTACAGTTTGGGGCAGTAGATATCATAGAGCTGGTCCCGAATCGCTTCTTTGAAATCACTTATCATGACTGGTCGGGTCGCTTGGTTGGTATTCCAGCCTAAACTCTTCTTGTGCATGAACAACAGCGGATAGTGGCAAGTATTGAATAACGTATTCAGAACGGATTCCCCAGTGTTGTTGTTCTCCACGGCCAATAGTGCCGTGTTGTAATACAAACCAAGCGTGTTCAGCTTTTTACCATATAAGTCGGTGTCCCACTTGCCATGCAAAGCCGCGCACATTTCCCCTGTGCGCTCCTCAATGACATAAGCAGCATCATAGTCCCCGTCTTCCTTACCCTTGGCTGTATCGGCAGCCAACACGTACCGTTTACCTTGTTCTGGCTGTCGATACATAACCAGCTCGCCAGAAGGCGCCGGGATGATCTTGTTTTTAACAAAATCAATTTCGTGTCGGCTACCAATAGCACTGATTGCATCCCGCAAACTTTTAATAAATTTGTTGTCGAAGATACCTTCACCAGATAACAGAAAGGCATCGTCGGGCTCAGAAGGATACTCCTGGTCGAACTGCCGCGGATCGCCGCCACAGTCGTTCCGAATGGTATACCGCCGCCACTGCAATTGTTCGTCGTCCAGAGCATATTTTTCTTTCAGCTTCCACTCCTCTTCCGTCAGCTCAAAGCCTGGCGGTACCGGCTTGCGATAGTCAGGCATTTCGAACCACGCAAAAAAGAGCGGAGTAAAATCACTCTCGCCCTTAACGGCTGCATCCCACATTTTTTTGAACTCTTCTATGCCATTAGCTGTAGATTCGATCACGCCCAAACTACCGGGCTCCTTGGACAGAGCTGCCAGCAGGGATAATAGATGCTTTTTTTTCTTCTTGGCTGGCCAGAATGCCACCTCTGAAGCATGCAGGTAATGGATCGTGTCCGAACGGGCAAGCACCCGGCTTTCCGCAGTCTGTACAGTGATCTTCGATTTGAGCCCCGGATTCATCCGGCGGTCCGCTGTCCGAATCGTCGGATTTTCAAAGGTGAGTTTTTTAGCATTGTTCTTTCGACTCATTGGTTTGATGATTGCCGGCACTTTTTCATAATAGAACTGGAACATATCGTACAAGTTGCTAGAGGCATCAGAAGACTGCGCGACGATAAAGGCGTTCTTAGCCTCTTGCAGGGACGTGAAATAATAGATAAGTGCTTCCGTGACAGTGGAAAAACCCATCTGCCGGGCTTTAAGAATGATAATACGGACAGGTTTGCCAGCTTCGATTTGTCTAAATACTTCACGGACGAATGTCCGCTGAGCATCATTGAGCGTCAGCGGCATAATGCGCCCGCTCTTCGTCTTGATCTTGAGCATACGCCAGCAGAATTGTTCAAAATCGGCTAGGATTCCCTTTAGCTCATCCAGTTTTTCAGGCCGATCCCTTAGCCGTCGCTTGGCTCTTCTTCGATGCTCCTTAGCAAGAGTAATTACCATTCGTCGTCATCTTCCTCATCATCATCATCGCCTTCATCCCCTTCCGCACCGCCATAGCCTAACAACTTACGTTTCTCCAGCTCCAGCCGTTCGCGAGCAATCTCCAGCTTTTCTTCCTCCTGCTGCAAGCTGGCAATAAGGTTAATGACCCGAAGCTTTTTATCACGGGTTTTGACCAGTGCTTCTTCCTGTTTCAAAATCTTATCCAGCTTGGAAGTAGTGACGGTCATAATTTCCGTGACCTTCATACCTTCCGTTACAACGGGAAGATCAATTTGCTTCCCTGTCTTCGGGCTAGTGTAAGGAACCTTGTCCTTGCGCTGGTGTAGCTCCTGTTTGATCTTCTTTTCCTCGTCGGTCAGACCAGCTTCAAGCTGCTTGACTCGGCGCATGTGCCGTCGCTCTTGGATAGACAGCATAATAAGCTGTTCGTTGAGCTGTGCCAAAGGAGAAGTATCAATCTGATCAAACAGCTCTTGTTCGTCTTCCTCTAAGGCATCCAGAAAGATAGTTTCATACATCCCTGTCTTGAGGGCCTTCTTGTTACGATAGGGACCGCCCGGCCCACCACTATTCCCCTTGGCGTTTTGGTTACCTGGGGGAGCACCGCCGCGATTGCCAACAGCATTTTTGTTTCCCTTTGGCGCTCCCCTTGGATTAGGAGCGTTCCCTTTCGTTCCATTTGGAACGTTCCCATTGGAGGAATCAAAAACGTTCCCTTTCAATTGATCCTGCCAGCGGTCCATAGACTTCCATTTGCGTACCCTTCCCTCAGGAATAGAAAGAGCAGCGGCGATGTCTTTTAGCTTCATCGCTCCGCCGCTCTCCAGCCACATCTGTTTTGCTTTGTCCCGTTCAGGGCTCCGTTCTCTCGCCATGCTACACAATCACCACCCCCACGAATGTAAATGATGTGACCTTGAAAAAAAAGAAGAAAAGCTCCAGACCATATGAAGGTCTGAAGCTCCCCTTGCTTCGTTTACAGTATAAAAATTAATTCAGAAGCTATTGGACATCCCCAGGTTGTGAACCAACGACTCCCCAAACATGTCCATCTACTTTATAATCGGCACCCCGCCATTGAAATGTATAATATCCAGAACGCATACCAGATGAGTAGCCTTCATCTGTGCTTCTCCAAATAACTGTGTCATGAGGAGCGATTGGTAAAGCACTGATGTATTCTTTGTTTGAACCTTCATGTGTCAAACTAACTTTGACAGGATGGTCCGAATAGTTCTTTATACTGAGTTTGACATGTCCATGCCCCTTAGGGATAACAAAGCCAGTTGCTGCGGTAGCACCTCCGGTTAATCTGACATCAATAACACCTATACCCCTTTGAGGCGTTACTTTGGCAGAATCAGTTCCTGACACACCCCATGCTGTGACATGCACAATATCGCCGCCAGCTCTCCACTGTATTTCATAATTTCCAGAGCGCAGCCCTTGTGAAAAAGAATTTACACTATCCCAGGTCAAACTTTTATGAGCGCCAACAGTCTTAACAATATATTGTTTATTACTGTCTGTATGCACCAGGCTAAAAGTCATTGTTGAATCACCTGTATTTTTTACCATAATTTTAAGATGCCCGTATCCAGGATCTAAAACAAAGCGTGATACTGGGTTCTTCTCATTTTCGAACGTGTCATTAAAAACATCTCTTGCTCTTTGCGGAGTGATTACATGGTCACCAGTAGTTGTTTTACCAGCATTTTTGATCGCAATACTGGATGTATTTGCAGAATCAGACGCATCTGAACTTGCACAGATCACACTCGGCACAACAACAGCCCCTAACAAACAAAAAGATAAGGCTGATGAAAAAAATGTTTTCTTTTTCAATAAATATCATTTCTCCTTTGAGTTATAAACGAAGCAAGAAAAGCTTCAAACCGAATGGCCTGAAGCTTTCTCACCTCGTTCCAGTATAAGTAAAAAAGTTCTCCAATCAAGCGAGATACCAGTTAGCTTTTTTTATACAAAACTTTATAACTTGGTTTAATTAAAGTTCATCTGAGCTAGTGGCTGATATACCCCAAGCTGTGGCGTCTACATAAGCTCCGCCAGCACGCCATTGTATTTCATAGTCTCCTGCGCGCATTCCGTTTGAAAAGCTATCCGTGCTATACCAAGTAAATGGTTCACCAGCACCTACATACTTGGTAAGTAAATAATCCCCACTATTGACATGCCTTAAGGTAAAAGTAAGCGTCGCCTTGGTGTTGTTTTTTACACGCAGCTTAACATGACCATATCCAGGAGATATGGAGAACTCTGTTAATGGCGACTTGCCGTCAAGGACCACATTAAAAAGGTCTTTTGTTTTAAAAAGACCCACATCATGATTACCAGGTGTTTTCACTTCATCATGGTTCCCGTAAGTCGATGTATTTGCGGAAGTACTTACAGCATCGGAATCCGCAAAAATTGCATTGGGTACGGCAACAGCCCCGCCAATAATACCTAAAGCTAAGGCTGATGCAATTAAATGTTTCTTCTTCAAAGCTTATTCCTCCTATATTTGTATATTAAACTACCTCCTCATACTACTAAAAGATTCCATGTTTTTAATTTTTCTTACAATAAAATCATATTATTGTTTAATAAATCCATATTTATGAATCAGATAGCAAGATTATTATGTGCTTTTACAACTCATCCTTTTGAAGCTTAATATCCAATTCAATCAGACGATCCAAGTCCTGAACCGTCTGCATTTTTATATTTCCAGCCTGCAGGTCTTTAACCCACTGAGCAATGCCAGCCTTAACAATCTTTCGGTACTGCGCCTTGGATTCGAGGATTCCCTCGACGATCTCTATCTCACGTTGTAGTAATGCATCTTGTTGTTCGTTGTCTGTTCCCATTGTCGTATCCCTCGGATTTCCTATATACTGGAATGCGAGACAGCGGATGTTCGCAAAATGCCACGCGTGGCGGGCCGCTGTCTCAGCCGGGGGATACCCTGGGTGAATGGGAGGACGTTAGCGCGTCCTCCTTTTTCCTATTCTACGGGTTCAGCCCGATGCAACAGGACTGGCTCAATACCAGTACTCTCTAGGAAACGTTTCTTAATTACATCGCAGAAAATCGGGTCCAATTCCAAGTCCGGCATGTCCGATCCATCTGCTCACAGGTCATAAGTGTGGAGCCACTACCGCCGAAGAAATCGACAACCTCGTCACCACGCTGGCTGCTGTTTCTGATTGGGATGGCCAACAGATCAAGAGGCTTTTGGGTGGGATGAACGTACTTGTTCACATCGCCCCTTGAAACCTCCCATACTGTCTCAGGCAGCGGGTCCTCAACAGGTAAACCAGCCTTCCAGACAGTTGTCTGTGTCCGATCACCGTACCAGGCAGGAGCTTTGCCCTTCAGGTGGGCATAAAAGACCGGCTCATGTTTATAGCGGTACTGTGCCCAGCCGAATGTGGCCGCATTCTTAACCCAGACGCATTGTGTCCGGACGACGATGCTAGCTGCGTTCATCGCATCCTCGAACTCCCGATGATAGGATGAAGGATGGAATACATATATAGCTGCAGTCGGCTGCATTACCACTGCATAGTTGGAAAAAACGGCATACAAAAAGCCCGCGAAGTCCTCAGCGGGCATGTTGTCGTTCATTATGCTGCTACGGCCATCAGCGGCCAGACGCTCTGAAACACTCTCAACGGCCACATTATAAGGTGGATCAGTGACCACTAGCGCCGCGTTGGCTCCGTCCATCAAAAGTGTCACATCATCAGGATTGGTTGCATCTCCACACACTAATCGATGCCGACCAAGCTGCCATACATCCCCGTGCCTGGTCTCCGGCTCCTTGATTTCATCTAAAGCACGCTGGACGTCAAAGTCATCATCGGTAACCGGAAGGTCCAAGGCTTCATCCTGTGGCACGGTAAACTCTGCCGCCAGATCCTCGAACTCTTCCAAATCGAAACCGGACAGGACCAGATCCGCTCCACTCATCTGCAAATCATCAAGCAATCGATAAAGGGCTTGATCATCCCATAGGCCGGAAACTTTGTTAAGCGCCAGATTGAGAAGCTTTTCCTGCTGATCGTCCAGGTCAACAACACTTACAGTCAGCTCCGTATGACCCAGCTCGTTGACCATGATCTTATAGCGTTGATGGCCTCCAACCATGTTCCCGGTACGTTCGTTCCAGACAATGGGCTCCACATAACCAAAGGATTCAATGCTGGCTTTCAGCTTTTCATACTCTGGATCACCACGCTGAAGGTCAGCCCGCGGGTTATATGCTGCTGCGTTGATTTGTTCGATTGGTAGGACTCTGAATTCCACGATTTGAATCTCCTTTCATTTATCTCCACCTTTCTGTTAGTTCATCACGACCACTATAGTGAGAACAAGAGAAGGGAGAAAGCTACATGCTTACCACACTGAGTTTAACAATTCCATTCATCTGCTTGACGTTGGTTGTTTACTTCATCTATAAAATCATTGCTGTAGTCATCAAAAACTCAAGGTAAAACAAAGAGGGCAGACCATGACGGTTTGCCCTGTATTTGTGTTGAGTTGGTTTCCGTTATTCGGGTGAGTAGCTAATAGGCTGTCAGAGCGTGTGTATGCCCTCTATCTGCTCTCTTCTGCACTCATTCCGGCATTCGTCCGTGTAGAAGAAAGAACTCTCAAAACGGCTCATATTTGGTCGTATGATGGCAAAAGAAAAAGACCACGATGGGTGCTTAGTATTATTTCATACTATTCACTAACTTTATTGCTTTTGCTTGTAATTCCTCAATGGATTCACTGTACTCCGCGTAGTCTCGATAAACTCCTGAGCCTAGTCTTCTTCCA contains these protein-coding regions:
- a CDS encoding phage minor head protein, with amino-acid sequence MCESCWALIAKADDDEFLDSLELSYVERKVLEELYKQGEDRITEILELQGQALHDAISELSEDALGDIGELGKVLIALHTTDVFAELFEQAIQEAFEPLFHLAGETELSALDKEKVWSTSNKAAGRFTKKLKKLVPDMNKASTDVLLRSFGKAIEEGATPSERALLVQEVSAQAASGEDGPFSMQRAQRVSRTMSTAAANGGKLEGWKQSEIAKGKKWRSAAGTRTRKSHRKANGQVVPLDEPFKVGDSKLMYPGDPSGEAKEIVNCRCTLQLVLN
- a CDS encoding phage portal protein, coding for MSEGNAQWFQISKADDERRIPSSAQLPDLFDDLYDAHGLLPFALGNDPASCKLLVKNSNIIPQCIEAYKRNIAGYGIALEYLPGESDQTAKAEWDKAEKFLETCNLEDTPDEIISQLIDDLESTGMAHVEIAWPVGSEFPTIFRMNPKYVRCTKESNKATIKRKRRISSTKQVEEFSQEIYARRYAMKRNTSVVWFRLFGTEADEGKEENQIIPLRIGHDGPYGEPRWFGNAPGVVGSREAEELNVNYFSNGRMLSMLLTVTNGKLTKQSLELLKNVRGSNSQGGILYLEAKGEETGGPMDEKVEKVQIKLDKLNDLLQQDALFLEYGKEKKADILSAFRLPPILVGQSSDYNRATADAALRFAEEQVFEPYRKWIMAEIFNKRLFPAMDIFRVRAVLRGPKIIDPADRKAMLDFIADRGIMLVRDLIPIAEDVLGTTIDETKFSEEYLDTPIAQLAASQPTLLEPEPDTDTDDMQNRIATIAKRLLKQADKEAGVHV
- the terS gene encoding phage terminase small subunit; translation: MARERSPERDKAKQMWLESGGAMKLKDIAAALSIPEGRVRKWKSMDRWQDQLKGNVFDSSNGNVPNGTKGNAPNPRGAPKGNKNAVGNRGGAPPGNQNAKGNSGGPGGPYRNKKALKTGMYETIFLDALEEDEQELFDQIDTSPLAQLNEQLIMLSIQERRHMRRVKQLEAGLTDEEKKIKQELHQRKDKVPYTSPKTGKQIDLPVVTEGMKVTEIMTVTTSKLDKILKQEEALVKTRDKKLRVINLIASLQQEEEKLEIARERLELEKRKLLGYGGAEGDEGDDDDEEDDDEW
- a CDS encoding site-specific DNA-methyltransferase; its protein translation is MEFRVLPIEQINAAAYNPRADLQRGDPEYEKLKASIESFGYVEPIVWNERTGNMVGGHQRYKIMVNELGHTELTVSVVDLDDQQEKLLNLALNKVSGLWDDQALYRLLDDLQMSGADLVLSGFDLEEFEDLAAEFTVPQDEALDLPVTDDDFDVQRALDEIKEPETRHGDVWQLGRHRLVCGDATNPDDVTLLMDGANAALVVTDPPYNVAVESVSERLAADGRSSIMNDNMPAEDFAGFLYAVFSNYAVVMQPTAAIYVFHPSSYHREFEDAMNAASIVVRTQCVWVKNAATFGWAQYRYKHEPVFYAHLKGKAPAWYGDRTQTTVWKAGLPVEDPLPETVWEVSRGDVNKYVHPTQKPLDLLAIPIRNSSQRGDEVVDFFGGSGSTLMTCEQMDRTCRTWNWTRFSAM